The Pseudomonas hefeiensis genomic sequence CCACCCTCTTTCTTGGCACGTTCACCCCACGCTGCTGCATCGCCGATCTTCGGAGCATCCAGCAGGCCGGTGCCGTGGCAAGCGTTGCAGTGTTTTGCAATAACATCCTTCGGCGTCTTGGCTCCACCGCCGCCAGCCGAAGCCACGACTTCCATGCCCTTGCATTCCTGCCCCTGAACGCAGACCTGGCCGACCGGTTCAAGGCGCTTGGCGATTTCGTCGTTGGGCGCCGCTTGGGCGCTGGCTGCCCATAGGGCCAATACGGTTGCTGGTACAGCCAGCATTTTCATAATTAGATTCACGCGTACACCCTCAATGGTGGCTAGTCACGCCTGCGGCCACGGTTTGCAGGCGGGCGCAAGTATAGCGGTAAGGCCGTCACACTGAAACAACCCCAAAGTCGCAAGGGTCTTGTTTGTCATGACAGCTTATCTTTCGGGCGCCTTTGCCGTGCAGGCCCGGCGCCTCTTTTCCTAGAAATTGGCCGGTGTGGCTGCGCTGATCAGTCGCGCCGGCGCATCGAACGGATTACGGAAACGATGTGGCTTGGTGCTCTCGAAATAGTAGCTGTCGCCCGCTTCGAGTACGAATGTTTCGACGCCGACCACCAATTCCAGCCGCCCTTCCACCAGGATCCCGGTTTCCTCACCCTCATGGGTAAGCATCTCGTCACCGGTATCGGCGCCAGGTGGGTAGATTTCGTTCAGAAAGGCAATCGCCCGACTCGGGTGCGCCCTGCCCACCAGCTTCATGGTGACGGCGCCGTCGGAAATGTCGATCAGTTCATTGGCTTTGTAGACGATCTGGGTCGGTTTCTCCTGAAGGATTTCTTCGGAGAAAAACTCGACCATGGACATGGGAATCCCGCCAAGAACCTTACGCAGCGAGCTGATCGAGGGGCTGACACTGT encodes the following:
- a CDS encoding cupin domain-containing protein, producing MDVGERLQSIRKLKGLSQRELAKRAGVTNSTISMIEKNSVSPSISSLRKVLGGIPMSMVEFFSEEILQEKPTQIVYKANELIDISDGAVTMKLVGRAHPSRAIAFLNEIYPPGADTGDEMLTHEGEETGILVEGRLELVVGVETFVLEAGDSYYFESTKPHRFRNPFDAPARLISAATPANF
- a CDS encoding c-type cytochrome — translated: MNLIMKMLAVPATVLALWAASAQAAPNDEIAKRLEPVGQVCVQGQECKGMEVVASAGGGGAKTPKDVIAKHCNACHGTGLLDAPKIGDAAAWGERAKKEGGLDGLLAKAISGINAMPPKGTCADCSDDELKGAIKEMSGL